Proteins encoded together in one Hymenobacter monticola window:
- a CDS encoding PAS domain S-box protein: MPLSSNALLPPAGPPADPHAALLALRARAEQGRHLLTQDVSAQQAPEEVRRLVQELQVYQIELEMQYEELLLAQAEAQAARAQFADLYDFAPIGYYTLDQAGTVAQLNLCASQQLGSMRQRLVGRRFALLVAPAARLEFGQFLAKVFAHDGTQSAEFAMLREDDTVFNAQLEGLRANGPDGLQCRLAVVDITGRRASTAALAASEARFRQLFAGSSDAVVLLQGHQFVDCNEAALRLLGAHAKTDIVGRPAWAHSPEFQPDGRRTIDLFHVTTEAALRQGSQRCEALMRKKTGEEIWIEAVLTPIDVAAAQPLVHILWRDITAARAAAEELRLSQERLQMALVAAESGVWDWEIASDQLHWDARAQGIFGLPYHPGPVSFEVMRGAVHPHDLPAVTEALRQAFAQSGPFDLEHRIVRPDGAVRYVAAQGKVVADDAGGQPLRLVGIMRDVTPRREAQNALRREKEFTESLLENSVDGILAFDRTQRLTAWNAEAARYFGPDAAAVLGRPVFEVLPFMGEKSHAAVAEALAGQRVSCPGQPFGVRPGHYDAYLIPLQDDGNPEPTGVLVIIRDVTERDRLTEEATQLRLRQQQEVLAAIMTTQETERKRIAEALHNGLGQVLYATKLSLEKDGRTSTPRESLRLLDDAIRTTRTISFELTPGVLEDFGLRIALETLVQRTTPTGLHLHLHLSGLEQRLPAPAEIAVYRVVQELLNNVMKHARATEVEVHAAREENHLFVSVEDNGQGFDTAALTAQPLAGIGLSGVRNRVALLGGELTIDSRPGRGTIVSFELSV, encoded by the coding sequence ATGCCCCTGTCCTCCAATGCCCTCCTGCCCCCGGCCGGCCCCCCCGCCGACCCGCACGCCGCCCTGCTGGCGCTGCGCGCCCGCGCCGAGCAGGGCCGCCACCTGCTCACGCAGGATGTGAGCGCGCAGCAAGCGCCCGAGGAAGTGCGGCGGCTGGTGCAGGAGCTGCAGGTGTACCAGATAGAGCTCGAAATGCAGTACGAGGAGCTGCTGCTGGCCCAGGCCGAGGCCCAGGCCGCCCGCGCCCAGTTCGCCGACCTCTACGACTTTGCTCCCATTGGCTACTACACCCTCGACCAGGCAGGCACCGTGGCCCAGCTCAACCTCTGCGCCAGCCAGCAGCTGGGCAGCATGCGCCAGCGCCTGGTGGGGCGGCGCTTTGCCTTGTTGGTGGCCCCGGCCGCGCGCCTGGAGTTTGGCCAGTTTCTGGCTAAGGTGTTCGCCCACGACGGCACCCAAAGCGCCGAGTTTGCTATGCTGCGCGAAGACGACACCGTCTTCAACGCCCAGCTCGAAGGCCTGCGCGCCAACGGCCCCGACGGCTTGCAGTGCCGCCTGGCGGTGGTCGACATCACGGGCCGCCGCGCATCCACCGCGGCCCTGGCCGCCAGCGAGGCCCGCTTCCGCCAGCTCTTTGCCGGCAGCAGCGACGCCGTGGTGCTGCTGCAGGGCCACCAGTTCGTGGATTGCAACGAAGCCGCCCTGCGCCTGCTGGGCGCCCACGCCAAAACCGACATCGTGGGCCGGCCCGCCTGGGCCCACTCCCCCGAGTTTCAGCCCGACGGCCGCCGCACCATCGACCTGTTTCACGTCACCACCGAAGCCGCCCTGCGCCAGGGCTCGCAGCGCTGCGAGGCCCTGATGCGGAAAAAAACCGGCGAGGAAATCTGGATTGAAGCCGTGCTCACGCCCATCGACGTGGCCGCGGCGCAGCCCTTGGTGCACATCCTGTGGCGCGACATCACGGCCGCCCGCGCCGCTGCCGAGGAGCTGCGCCTCAGCCAGGAGCGCCTGCAGATGGCCCTGGTCGCCGCCGAAAGCGGCGTGTGGGACTGGGAAATTGCCAGCGACCAACTGCACTGGGATGCCCGCGCCCAGGGCATCTTCGGGCTGCCCTACCACCCCGGGCCGGTGTCGTTTGAGGTGATGCGCGGCGCCGTGCACCCCCACGACCTGCCCGCCGTGACCGAGGCCCTGCGCCAGGCCTTCGCCCAGTCGGGGCCCTTCGACCTGGAGCACCGCATTGTGCGGCCCGACGGCGCGGTGCGCTACGTGGCCGCGCAGGGCAAGGTCGTGGCCGACGACGCCGGTGGGCAGCCGCTGCGCCTCGTGGGCATCATGCGCGACGTGACGCCCCGCCGCGAGGCCCAGAACGCCCTGCGCCGCGAAAAGGAATTCACCGAAAGCCTGCTCGAAAACAGCGTCGACGGCATCCTGGCCTTCGACCGCACCCAGCGCCTCACGGCTTGGAACGCCGAGGCCGCCCGCTACTTCGGCCCGGACGCCGCCGCCGTGCTGGGCCGGCCGGTGTTCGAGGTGCTGCCCTTCATGGGCGAGAAAAGCCACGCAGCGGTGGCCGAGGCCCTGGCCGGCCAGCGCGTGAGCTGCCCGGGCCAGCCCTTCGGGGTGCGCCCCGGCCACTACGACGCCTACCTCATTCCGCTCCAAGACGACGGCAACCCCGAGCCCACCGGCGTGCTGGTCATCATTCGGGACGTGACCGAGCGCGACCGCCTGACCGAAGAAGCCACCCAGCTGCGCCTGCGCCAGCAGCAGGAAGTGCTGGCCGCCATCATGACCACCCAGGAAACCGAGCGCAAGCGCATTGCCGAGGCCCTGCACAACGGCCTGGGCCAGGTGCTTTACGCCACCAAGCTCAGCCTGGAGAAAGACGGGCGCACCAGTACCCCGCGCGAGTCGCTGCGCCTGCTCGACGACGCCATCCGCACCACCCGCACCATTTCCTTCGAGCTCACGCCCGGTGTGCTCGAAGACTTCGGCCTGCGCATTGCCCTCGAAACCCTGGTGCAGCGCACGACGCCCACCGGCCTGCACCTGCACCTGCACCTGAGCGGCCTGGAGCAGCGCCTGCCCGCCCCGGCCGAAATAGCGGTGTACCGCGTGGTGCAGGAGCTGCTCAACAACGTGATGAAGCACGCCCGCGCCACCGAGGTGGAAGTGCACGCGGCCCGCGAGGAAAACCACCTCTTCGTGAGTGTGGAAGACAACGGGCAGGGTTTCGACACCGCGGCCCTCACCGCGCAGCCGCTGGCGGGCATCGGCCTGTCGGGCGTGCGCAACCGGGTGGCCCTGCTTGGCGGCGAGCTCACCATTGACTCGCGCCCGGGGCGGGGCACCATCGTCAGCTTTGAGCTGAGCGTGTGA
- a CDS encoding cytochrome-c peroxidase yields the protein MKTKSTLFAGLGLLLALASCKHDADTVDPEGPVEKPTAYNLEVPSNFPALPAAPADNPLTNEGVALGRHLFYEKALSLNGTVACASCHKQELAFSDGLAHSVGVNGTTTPRSSMSLANLAWEPKLMWDGGATGLENQARIPIENPVEMHQRLSAGVAKLQATDKYPPLFRKAFGSSTITEANVQKALAQFERTLVSGNSRYDRFRRGNATALSDYEQEGLALFLMHPEGTAATRGGNCKDCHDGDLQTDRMFRNNGLDATLTDLGLGGLTGQATDNGKFRVPSLRNIALTAPYMHDGRFTTLEQVVDHYDQHVARNSPNVDPLLLNASNNGTTNLALTAREKAKIVAFLRTLTDSTFIKDPRFAKP from the coding sequence ATGAAGACAAAATCGACCCTATTCGCCGGCCTGGGGCTTTTGCTGGCTTTGGCCAGCTGCAAGCACGACGCCGACACCGTGGACCCCGAAGGCCCCGTGGAGAAGCCTACGGCCTACAACCTGGAGGTGCCATCCAACTTTCCGGCCCTGCCCGCTGCGCCGGCCGACAACCCCCTCACCAACGAGGGCGTGGCGCTGGGCCGGCACCTGTTCTACGAGAAGGCGCTGTCGTTGAACGGCACGGTAGCCTGCGCTTCCTGCCACAAGCAGGAGCTGGCCTTCAGCGACGGGCTGGCGCATTCGGTGGGCGTGAATGGCACCACCACCCCCCGCAGCTCCATGAGCCTGGCCAACCTGGCCTGGGAGCCCAAGCTGATGTGGGACGGCGGCGCCACCGGCCTCGAAAACCAGGCCCGCATTCCCATCGAAAACCCCGTGGAGATGCACCAGCGCCTGAGCGCCGGCGTGGCCAAGCTGCAGGCCACGGATAAATACCCGCCGCTGTTTCGCAAGGCTTTTGGCAGCAGCACCATTACCGAGGCCAACGTGCAGAAAGCCCTGGCCCAGTTCGAGCGCACCCTGGTTTCGGGCAACTCGCGCTACGACCGGTTCCGGCGCGGCAACGCCACGGCCCTTTCCGACTACGAGCAGGAAGGGTTGGCCCTGTTCCTAATGCATCCGGAAGGCACGGCTGCCACGCGGGGCGGCAACTGCAAAGACTGCCACGATGGCGACCTGCAAACCGACCGCATGTTCCGCAACAACGGCCTCGACGCCACGCTCACCGACCTCGGCCTGGGCGGCCTCACCGGCCAGGCCACCGACAACGGCAAGTTCCGGGTGCCCAGCCTGCGCAACATCGCCCTCACCGCGCCCTACATGCACGACGGCCGCTTCACCACCCTGGAGCAAGTTGTGGACCACTACGACCAGCACGTGGCCCGCAACAGCCCCAACGTCGACCCGCTGCTGCTTAACGCCTCTAATAATGGCACCACCAACCTGGCACTAACCGCCAGGGAGAAGGCCAAAATCGTGGCCTTCCTGCGCACGCTCACCGATTCCACGTTCATTAAAGACCCGCGCTTCGCCAAGCCCTAA
- a CDS encoding heavy metal-binding domain-containing protein translates to MLSSLRATFVLSLSAGLLLSSCEQHKPATTTPAAPAAPTAQARYECPMGCAGSQSSKPGKCPVCEMELVKKS, encoded by the coding sequence ATGCTTTCTTCCCTTCGCGCCACTTTCGTTCTGAGCTTGTCTGCCGGCCTGCTGCTGAGCAGCTGCGAGCAGCACAAGCCCGCTACTACCACCCCTGCGGCCCCGGCCGCGCCCACCGCCCAAGCCCGCTACGAATGCCCCATGGGCTGTGCCGGCAGCCAGAGCAGCAAGCCCGGCAAGTGCCCGGTGTGCGAAATGGAGTTGGTGAAGAAGTCGTAA
- a CDS encoding heavy-metal-associated domain-containing protein: MSTLRFKTTINCGGCIKAVTPALNQEVGANNWEVDTANPDKILTVKNTQASPAQVVKAVEEAGFEIQALAS; the protein is encoded by the coding sequence ATGTCCACGCTTCGCTTCAAAACCACCATCAACTGCGGCGGCTGCATCAAAGCCGTTACGCCCGCGCTCAACCAGGAAGTGGGCGCCAACAACTGGGAGGTCGATACCGCCAACCCCGACAAAATCCTGACCGTGAAAAACACCCAGGCCTCCCCGGCCCAAGTGGTGAAAGCGGTGGAAGAAGCCGGGTTTGAGATTCAGGCCCTGGCTTCGTAG
- a CDS encoding T9SS type A sorting domain-containing protein, with product MRFLAAAEQSGAQQFARGSLPAGAYLVKVQVGEQLTSQKVVVQ from the coding sequence GTGCGCTTCCTGGCCGCAGCCGAGCAGAGCGGTGCGCAGCAGTTCGCGCGGGGCAGCCTGCCCGCCGGTGCCTACCTCGTGAAGGTGCAGGTGGGCGAGCAGCTCACCAGCCAGAAGGTGGTGGTGCAATAA